The genomic window AGTTTTGAATACTCCGGAAAATTTGAACATTGTGAGACAACATCTCTCAGGAGGTAACTACTGGGCTAAAAAAAGTCCCGCCGTTATAGCGGTTATAACTCGAGAAGATCTTGATGCCAAACTTGAAGGAAACCGTAATTACGCTTTTTTTGATACAGGGATGGCGTGTATGAATTTACAGTTGCAGGCCCAAAAAGAAGGTCTGATATCTCACCCTATAGCCGGGTTTAAAGCTGTGGACTTGCGAAAGGACTTAGGTATATCCGATTCCTACACCTTGTTAACACTAATTATTCTTGGATATCCCGGAGATGATTCAGAGCTGAATGAAAAACATCTTTCAATCGAACATAACGAACGAGTGAGAAAGCCTCTAGAGGAAGTGATATTCTTCAATAAATGGGAAGAATAAAATGTCCTAGATTTAGACGTTTGGGGGCTTTTAGCTTAGCTAGGTAGCACTATACATATAACGCTTCCCTCATATAAAGGCATTTGATACATCTAATAGTGAAGTAAATAAACTACGAAACCTTGAAGAAGAAAATGCAAGATTAAAAAGGCTAGTAGCTGATCTGTCTTCAAACAATATGATTCAAAAGGATATCATAAAAAAGGTACTACTACACGAAGTAAAAAAGAAAGCTGTTTACCTACAAACCCATGTATGATATGGGCTATAGAAAGGGAATCGAATTAATTTTCTCTAGACTAGGAGAACAAACTGATAATTGTCATATAGAAAGTTTTTTTGGCACACTACGCTATGGATGTCTAGATGCAAATCACTTTAGCTCAATAAAAAATGCTAGACAATAATTCAGGATTGATGGACGAATAGGACTTAGAAAGACCACAAAAACGTTTAAAGGGGATGATTCTATAATAAATAAGGCCGAAAGTAATTTACAAAGTGGTAGAACTTTGGGTGACCTCAGTATGAATATAGGAAATATTTTATATATCCGTTACTTTTAGTATGTTTAACGCTGCCATAACCTGTTTTCCGTACATGGTACAAATCCTGCCGCCAAGTAGGAAAAGCAGGATTTATACCATAGGAGAAAATTTGGTTCAAAGCGTTGTTATATGAATATCCAATATATTATCTAGTCTATTTGAACAAGATTTGTTCCAAAGGATTCTTTTCCATAGTTTTCTAAAATTGTAAGAGTAGACGTATTTAAATCAAAACTTGCAAGAATGTTATTTAAATATGGGTCTTTACCTGTAAAAATAAGGGAATTACTTTCGACGACTATTTCATCAACTTGGTAAACATCATTTAAAATATTATTACTATAAGAATTATCTGTTAATGAAATTTTCTTTATCCCTGTGTTTGTTGCAATGAAAGCTTCACTATTAAATACAAGAAAATCGTTGTAATCAGCGGAATCGCCGTTCCAGCCTGCTGGACAAAATGATTTTACATTACTTTCTAAATCTATAGACTCTTCATCAAAAACAATAACTCCTGAATCATTTGCGACATATGTTTTATTATCGCCATATGAAATTATATCTTGTTGGCTAAGTGAAATTCCAGATGAATCAGTATATGGAGAGTAGCTTAAACCATCAGATGATAACAATATCTTATCTTTATATAATTTATTATCTGATCCAAGGAAAGACCCATAACCAAATGTATCTGGGGTAATTGTACTTAAACGTCCTTTAGAAGTAAATATTTTCCAAGGCTTGCATGAATCCTCATATAAAATATTACCATTTCTGTCTGCTAAGAATGTCGGCTTGTTACATGTTACAGAATACTCATATAGTAATGATAATTCAGCATTTTGATTATTGAAGGAAGCTTTATAGAATCCACTCTTTGATCCTTTGATATACATATAAATATTCCTATTAGCATCTTCATATAACTGTTTATAAGTTTTATTGGGATTGTAGTCGATCATAATATCTCCATATATACTTCCTTCAGGAATCATATATGCGGTACCAGTGTTTTTATCAATAAATACTATACTATTAACATCAATACTATATGTGGGATCATTTTGTTCAAAGATAATAGCAATGACTGTATCAAGACTAATTATACCTGTCGGATTTAAAGTAGTTGAATTACTAATAATTTCACCATTTTCATCATAAATATCAACTACCTCAAGTTTTCCATCATCTGTGTATTTGTAAATTGTATTCTGATTGTCAGATACACTCCTAACAGTTCTTGCATCAGATGAAGAAGAGATCACAAGACTTTGAGCATTACTCAAATCTAGTCTAGAAATTATTGAACCATTTGGATCATTTGAACCATTTGGATCATTTGAACCATTTGGATCATTTGAACCATTTGGATCATTTGAACCGTCAAGAGAACAACCTCCAATAATAAACATACCTAATAATAGCATTAAAATAATCTTAGTTTTCAAAATAGTCTCCTTGTTTCTAACTTCTTTTAACATTAGTTTGTATTTAATATTTTTAATATACCTCCACAGAACGCCGACCTAAGCTGTAAAATCGTCCCAAAGCTTTGGCGTGATTTTTGAGTTGAAGAACGATCAGTTCTTAAATGGTCGAAGGTCTGAAAAAGATTTAGTTAGTTTCAGCAATTTGTTAGATCTCGATTCTTTCTCCATATATTAGAAAAAAAATGTAATTTGATAAATAGTATCATTACCTTTTTGTGTCAATAACATAAATACATTCCATTACCTTGTATTTCAATATATCCATCAGTTTCTATACTATTAATTGCTTCAACGAGATAGTTTTGATCAACAGGATTTAATATTCTTATATATGTAAATGGAACACAATTTTGATCTAATCTATGACGAACAAAATTTCTATTCTCTGCAAATCTATTTAAAATTATCTTATCTTATTTTGTTGATAACTTTCACTTTATAATCATCATAAATTTCGCTGTGTGTCAAGGAAGTCGTCACATCTAAGAAACCTATATGATATATCAAAGTTCTGAAGAATGATTCAATATAAGGACTGTCATTCTTCACTAGGGGACGAGAGTGGGAAAGGAACATTCCCCTGTTGTCGAGCCAAACAGAGAATCTTACCCCTCTCATAGGGTTACCGTTGTCTGAGTACACCCATACCCCATTCAAATTCCTCTTGGTTTTCAGGAGGCGAAATAACCTTCTAGCAACTCCTCTGATTCTGATTCGTGGATCATTCATCCAACTATCTCACAGCTCCAATCATCAACAGGACCTGTAGCCTTAAACTCAGGTGGTATATAAAGCGTTCTGGCTAGATGATCGTTACCTCGATGGTTCAGCATTCCCGCGGACCTTAAAACTCGGTAGAACGGCCTCGCACTAGCAATATAAACTCCTTCCTCAGCAAGTCCTGTAACTATTTCAGTGGGAGCAATATCTCGATACTTTGAGGAAGTACAGACTTCAAGAACATGCGGTCTTTCTTGTTCGCGCAAAGCTGTGGAGTTGGCTTTTTGACTACCTTTGCGTCTATCAACAGGATCTTCTTTCCACCTCCTATAGGTGCGAAGGTGGATCCCTATTGCATCACAAGCAAAAGTCAAACATGCTCCTTCTTCTAGGGCTTTATCAATGATCGCAGCCATCTCAGAAAGAGCTTCATCTTTTCTATCTGGCTCCTTCTGGTCTTTCTTCTGGCGGTTGCTGTTACTTAATGCACAATCATCTATTTGAAAGAACCATTGTTCATATGGACTTTCCAGTTGTATATCATTGCAACTGTAATTCCATACTCTGTTGCCAAATTGGATGCTGACCGGCTTGTATGTGGCATCATCTTTTTCAGGATTGCATTCCTAAACTGTGCACTGTATCTTTGCCTACTCCCTCCATGATATAACTCAAATCATGTGACAACTATCTTGGCACAACGCGGTTCACCCACTTTTCCACTGTTCAGTCCTTTGTTTTGTTCTCTATAGTCTATGAGATACTAACAACAAAACACATTCATATATCTTGGAGCAAAATTCAATCAAGGGTTGTATTAATAGTAGATAACGTGAATTTAACAAGCTGGATAGTCACGAAGTGCTGGCCTGGACTTTACATTAACACGTAGCAGCATAGAACATACAAAAATACGGACAGATTTAAATATTTGTTATCTATCCATTTTATATCTTTTTAGGGTACTAACTTATATAAAAAAGTGTTTTGTTCATCTGCTATTAGGAATATTTCACCTCTATTATTTATTTCTATATCCCTAATTCGACCAATCTTATCTCTCAGGATTATTTCCTCTTTAATAAATTTTTTATCTTCTCTATACAATACTGATAAATATTTAAATTTTAAAGAAGCTACTAATAATTGATTATTCCATTGAGGAAATGCATCACCCTTGTAAAACTTAATACCCCCTACCCCAATTGATGGAACCCAAGTATAGGAAGGTTTTAAAAATCCTGGTTCCCATGCCTTTCCGTTTCCAACCTTTGTTCCATTGTAATTAGTGCCTCCCCAGGCTACTTTGTTCCAGCCATAATTTGAGCCATAGATTACAGGCCCAATAAAGTCTCCCCCCTTAGGCCCATGATTTGATATATAGATTTTATCTGTTAATGGATCAGTACTAATTCCCTGAGGATTTCTTACTCCCATTTGAAATAGCTCTGGTAGCCAATTTGCATGCTCATTATTCTTATCGTTATTAATAATTGTTCCGTCTTTCTTTATTTTTATTATGGAACCAATGGAATTTGTTCCATCTTGGGCCAGTATTCCTTCTCCTCGCTCACCAATGGTTATGTACAAATAATCATCTTTTAATTCTATGCGAGATCCAAAATGTATCGTATTTACAGAATAGGGAGTAACTTCATATAGTAATTTTAAATTTGTTAACTTGTTTCCTTTTAACTTTGCGTAATATACAGCAGTTGTATATTTTTCATTTTTTTTAATTGTACTTGTAAGCCAAATATCATTATTCTCACTAATAACATCTAATAATCCCCCCTGACCTACATTTACTAAGGGGATATTATGATCAATTTCAATTTTTGATTCATTCTCTGTATTTATTAGGAATAATTTCCCATTTTTTTGGGTTATCAGCATAGTTGTTGGATCTATCCAGGTCATACCCCATGGATACTCTAGACTAATGTTCAATTTTATAATATCAAGTGCTGAAATATTTACTGTAATTGTTAATGCTATGATCAGGAAGGATTTTTTTAATAATTCATTCATAATAACTCCTTTTTTAAATTCTTATCATATACACATCTTATTTCAAGTTGTTCTTCACGTAGTTCTTGCAAATTTAATCATTTTCTATTGACGGCTTAGGATATCTAAATAACGCCGACGTCAACTGCCAAAGGGCAGATTGTACACCCTTGTTAGGTATACTCTCTAATTCTAGGGAACCAATAATCTATGGCTTCTTCTAAATATTGGTTGCCTTCCCACCACCCCAAAGGATATCTCATATCACTTCGAGGCTTACCGTCTCCTCTTTTATTCCAATCAACAAAGGAATCAATATACGATGGACAATCTTTTGGTTGTAGGACTCCAGAATAACCTAAAATTTCACAGAGTTGACCCCTCTCTGCGTCATTAGATTTAAGTAATTTTGAAATATTCTTCTTCAAAGTCGTAAAATTTTTTGATTCAACTGCAGCTTTCAAGATAGATAATAGAATTATATAATCTTCTTCTGTTGGTATTACAGCATCCATCTCGAGAAACTGTTCTAAGTCATAGGCCATATAGATAATATCGTCATGCCTAACCCCACCCCATTTATACTTTTCAAAACTGAATACTGAAAAATTAATATCAATTTCTTTTTCGCTGAAAAAGCCACAAGTTTTACAGAATGCAGTATGAAATTTATCAGCTCTTTCGAATTTATGATCTTTCATATGATGTAAATGAGCATATGAACCTAGAGGAGACCTGTATTCAAGTTTCCGTGTAGATAGGCTATAAAGAAATGCATTTGCAACCGACGCTTTTGAAACCTTACTACAGACTTCAAGAGCCCATGAAACAACTTCATCATGGCTCATCGACGTTGTAGGCTTACTCAAATTGGCATCAATGAGAGTATTTTCTTCAGCTTCGGAAAACTCAGGAGATTTCCAGCCGGAAGATCCCCAGTAACTTTTCATAAGTAGTTCATGTGCATCCATTTCGATATCCTTACGACCTAACGCCTGCCTAATCTGTTTTTCGAACATGGCGGAAATCCTGCCTGTGCAGCAGAAAAGCAGAATTTGTGCCATAGGAGAATCTGGTTCATGCGTTTGTTCTACCGCGATTTATTTTCAAACTTCTAGTAATGGTAATATTTTTTGACCAATCAATTCAATTCTATCTTTCGCTCATGGCAAAAAACAAGAAGTTATGGCAATAACTATTTCTTTTTCTGGATATACGAAAAGAATATTTCCACCGTCACCAATGACAGCAAAGCAATTTCCTCCAAATCCTTTAATAATCCACCATAAATAACCATATGGTTTATCTCCCCATTTACTATGTTCGTTTGTACTTTCCCTAATCCGTTCAGATGAAACTATTTGGTTATTATCCCACACTCCCTCATTTAAGTACAACTCTCCTAATTTTAATAAATCCAGAGTCGTAAGAGTAAGTCCCCATCCAGCAGTATTAATTCCTACCGGATCGACAACCCAACCCGTAACATTTTTATCTTTAAGAAAAGCAAGATGCTCTTCTTTATTATTTATCCTTGTATTTTTTACTTTCTTAATTCCAAGAGGATCGAAAAGGTTTTCATTAGTAAATTCGATGAGTGTTTGGCTTGTTGCATTAACTATTATACCCGATAGAACCTGAAGTGCTACAGTTGTATATTTGAATTTTCTACAAATATCGACTCTTAATTCTTGGAGGGATTACACAACTACTAGCCAATATTAATTTTATTCTATTATTGAATATATTTCTGACTCTTCAATAGTTTTTGAGTAATCTCCATCTTCAAACTGCATCATACTTCCAATCCCGCTTTGGAAAACAAATTTTATATTACTTTTTCTAACTTTTTTATCTGTATAGATCTTATTTACTAATTCATCTTTGTTAATATATGATGGTAATGAAACTGGTAGATTTAATTTTTTGAAAAGATTAACTATACGTTTTAGATGTGTTGAGTTAATATACCCATATTTTAAAGCTAATTTGGCTTGCAGAACTAAACCTACTGCTACAGCTTCCCCATGATACATTCTATAATCACAGATTGCCTCGAGTGCTCGTCCAATAGTATGACCAAGGTTAAGTACTTGCCTTAAATTTGATTCGTGTTCATCCGCTTGAACAATGCGATATTTAATTTCACAATTTTTGTATGCAATATATTCGATAGTATCTCTATTGAGGGTAATAACTTTATCAATATTTTCTTCAAGGTAATTAAAAAAAAGATCATCAGCAATTATTGCATGTTTTATTGTTTCAACTAGACCATTGCAAATATGTCTTTTAGAAAGAGTTTTCCACATGCTTAAATCAATATATACTTTTTCAGGTTGGTGAAATAAACCAATTAAATTGGTTGCATGAGGTGTGTCAACAGCAGTTTTTCCACCAACAGAGGCATCAGCAGCAGCAAGTAATGTGGTAGCATAATTTATGAAAGGAATACCTCGTGCATAAGTACCTGCAACAAAACCCGCAATATCAGATACAACACCTCCACCTAATGCTATAACACAACTATCACGCCCAAAACCTTCTTCAATCATACGATTCTCTATATATATTTTTGTTTCACGAGTTTTCGAAATTTCACCCGCAGGAAATGATATAAAATGAACATTGAATTGATTTTCTTTCAATTGTTCAAACAATTCTTTACCATAAATTTCAGATACCATACTATCCGTTATTAGTGCAAATTTATCTACTTTACTAAAGCCAGCATCTTTAAGATCACAAATTAACCTTTCAAATAAATCCCAACCAACAATAATTTCATATGTGTTATCCACCTCTTTTTTTAAATCAACCTTAAATATTTTCATATCAACCTCGTTGTACTATAATTATTACATAGAACCCTTCAACTATGTAGTTCGATTATTAATATTGTCTGAAATGTTATATTATTTCAATAAATATATAAGTGATAGTGCTTTTTCTGTATAGAACCTCATACTTTAATAATCAATAGAAATATCTATGATTGGACATAATAATTTTTTTAAACATAAGTAAGGAATATTCTATTATTTCAAAGTGTTACCTATGTCTTGCCCCTTCCCTTGACCCTTCCATCACAAAACCCTAACCCTCAATGACCCATATTCCCTAGTCACCGTGCCATACCTCACAACATAACAAAGCTCATACTCCCCTTCCGGAACATCCCCCTTCACAAAAGAAGTCACCTTCCCAGGAGCCACCTTCACAATATCCAAAGCTAACTTACGCCCTTCACCATCCCTCAAAACCAAAGAATACTCCCCCTCATACTTATAGATCTTCATGTTATGCCCCAACAGCTCAAAAGGACTCCCCTTCGTTATCGAATAGCGCCCCTCATCATCAGGCAGACGCTCTCCCGTCCCATAATCAAGAATCCCAGTCAGATTCTCCATTCTCCTCTCATCCCTCTTCTTATGGAACTTGATCTTCCCTGTCACCTTCTGATTAAAGCCCTTGGCTACCTGAAGAGTCACATGAGCCTCATGCTTAGCTTCATCATAGCTCTCCCCTTCCTCACTAAAGTTCCCCTTCATCCCCAAGGAAGCCCGGAAAATTCCCGTGGACAAGGAATATCCCTTATGCAAAGACTCGGCGATCACCTCTTCATACAAACTAATTACCGCCAAAGCATCCTGCCTGGTAATAGTGGTATTCTTAGCGGCCATCCGATCAATAATATCTTCCGGATTAAGATGATCCTTGATCACCACCTTTGCCCGGTAACCTCTGTCTTGATTGACAAAGTTCTTAAGAGTTTCATAGTACACAACTTGTTCATTCATAATAGGCTCCTTACTTTTCAATGTTAGAAGGGCCTTCTAACAACTTTAGAAAGACCAGCTAACTTTTTTAGAAGGCCCTTCTAAAACTTTTAGATGCCCTTTCTAATTAAACGATCCATACTGTAAAAGGATACAAAGAAAGAGAGATGTTCTGGGAATTAGGTGGGATATTGTAAAAGATGAGAACAAAAAAAAGAGCTATCCCATAAGGATAGCCTTTCCATTACCACATTTGCAAAGTTGTTTGATGTACGTTATCTGCTTTATCCACATGGAGAAGATATTCAATAATCTTCTCAGAAAATGCTGCGGCAGTTCCTGGTCCACGACTGGTGATCAAATTATTATCAACCACCACAGAATCTTGACTGAAATCTCCCTCAAGACCCTCTTCAAAACCAGGATAACAAGTAAACTGGCGACCTTCTAATAGGCCAACCTTATTAAGGACAACAGCGGGAGCTGCGCATATAGCAGCTACAAGCTTATTCTCCTTCCAATACTTCTCAATGATATCAAGAACTTTATCATTAAGAGACAAATTAGTAGCTCCAGGCATACCTCCGGGAAGTACCAATCCATCGACACCATCAGGTAATTCATCTAATAAAACGTCAGCATGTAACGATACGCCTCTGGATCCAACGATATGGGAAGCTTCTACACCAACGATAATGACACGAATGCCTGCACGTCTTAAAAAGTCTATTGGTGTGATAGCCTCCACTTCTTCAAAACCGGGAGCTAATAAAACGGCGACTGTTTTCATTTCACCCTCCATTATAATTTTAGATGGGGAAATTTTAAAAGACAACTAATTATTTCTTTTTGGAAAAAAGATTTGCTATTTTACCCAGAAAAGTCTTCTTCTCTTTCACTTGACCCTTCTTGGATCTAGTAGACCTTTTGTCTTTAAAGTTTATCTCTTCTGCTTTAAAATTTTCTCCATATTTCTTCTTATAGTATTCTAGACGCTGATCTAAAGTCTCTGTGCCCTTACGAGGTTTAGGTTTTTGAACCCGTCTCGTAGCAACAGGACTGGATTTGGCAGCTGGTGCTACCTTAACCTCAGGTCTTTTGCTCTTACTATATTCCTTCTTCCTACTCTTAGTCTTGCGATTAGGCTTATCCTGAGCCTTCTTGGCAGGAACAGCATCACTACCAGCGGCTACTTCACTAACAAGTGACTGGATAGCTCTATCTTGCTTCTTGATAGGAGGAGCGATAGGTTTTCTTCTACTATTAGAATTTCGATCTCTTCTGCCATCTCTGGAATTGGTACGTTGATTACCACTTCTTCGATCCAGTTCGATCTTAACACCTTTACTCTTATCTTCAATATACAATTCATCTGTGGCCCAGGAAACAGGAATCTTCATTCCAATGTATTTTTCAATACCTTCCAGGCTATAAACGTATTTCTCACAAGCTAAAGATATAGCCTTACCAGATTTACCAGCACGGGCAGTCCGTCCGATTCGGTGAACGTAATTTTCCACATCATTAGGAAGGTCGAAGTTAACAACCAGATCCAAATCATTGATATGAAGACCTCTGGCAGCCACATCAGTAGCAACCAGAACTGGTAAGTTACCCTTCTTCATAGATTCCAGAATCTTAAGCCTTTTGCGCTGGGGTAGATCCCCCATAAGGTATTCCGTCTGGTAACCGTTGATTTCCAACCTTTTGGCAAGCTTCATGGTCTGGTGCTTAGTATTGGAGAAGATAATAACAGTATCAGGTTTATTCTTTTGAAGAAGTCCGAGGAGAAGGGACATCTTTTCATCTGTACTAACGTGGTACAGTTCCTGTTCAATAGCGTCGACTGTAACCTGTTCAGGCTCAATAACGATCTCTGCAGGTTGGTTCATGAATTCCCAGGCAATATTGCCAACACGGGAGTTAAGTGTAGCACTAAACAATAAAGTCTTACGATCAGAAGAAGGTCGCATTCTTGACAGAATACGTCTAAGATCAGGGTAAAATCCCATATCAAACATACGGTCAGCTTCATCAATAACAAGAATATCCGTATCTTTAAAGCTAAGCTTCTTCGACTTATCAAAATCCAAAAGTCGTCCAGGAGTACCAATTATTATATTAACATGCTCTTGAAGTAACTTTTCCTGTTTGGCATATCCTACTCCACCATAAAAACTACCAACAGTCCATGGTAGGTTGCTACCGAGAAGAAGACACTCTTTCTCGATCTGATCAGCCAATTCTCTGGTAGGGGCAACAACAACAGCTCGAGGATTCTCTTTATTCAATCCTCTCAACAAATGAAAAATACTAATCAAAAATGCTGCTGTCTTTCCTGTACCTGTTTGAGATTGTGCGAGTATATCCCGACCTTCGATAACGTTTTTGAAGGTTTCTTCTTGAACGGGAGTACAATTATCAAACTTGGCTTTTTCTATTCCTTGTAATATTTCCTCATCAAAGGGAAATTCTGTAAATCTCATGTATCCTCATTTAGGTTTAATTATAATCAGCAACAGTATAGGCAAAATCGAATAAATTGTCGATACAAGGACATACATCATAAAGGAAGGTTTTTATATATATGGAATATATTGAAGATTACATGACCCAAATTCCCCTATCTCACCCCTTAAATTTTAAGATGGAAGGGCCATTACTGATGTTAGGATCCTGTTTTGCTGACAATATATATAATTACCTGAAGGATCGTCTCCTTCCAGTAGTCAGTAATCCCCTGGGTCCGGCTTATAATCCCCTTTCTATAGCCCAGTTGATCGATAAGCATTACCTTGAGCAGTCCATTAAGGAGCCCCTCATCGTTCAAACGGGGGGATTATTCGGTAGTTATGAATGTCATACGAAGCTCAATCAGGAATCATCACAGCAATTAGTGCAAACACTGGATAGCCGTAAAAAACAGCTTCTCCAGGCACTGACCAGCTCCCGGATCCTTACCCTGAGCTTGGGTAGTAGTTATTATTATAGTTATGAAGGCTTTACAGTGCTTAATTGCCAAAAGCAGAAGAATTCTCTCTTTGACCATAGGATGGCCTCTGTCGATCTAATGTATGACAAGTTAAGTCAAAGTCTGGACCTCTTAGACAGGATCAATGATCATTATGAACTCATCCTAACCATAAGCCCTGTACGTTATATGACTGATAATCCTATCGATAACAGTCTTAATAAGGGACGTTTACATGAGCTTGTTAATAGAATCATCCATTCACGCTCCCGTACCCACTACTTTCCTTCCTATGA from Spirochaeta cellobiosiphila DSM 17781 includes these protein-coding regions:
- a CDS encoding nitroreductase family protein, encoding MILTEIQERRALRALSEKEIPNETLTNILKAATLAPSCANNQPWRFLVLNTPENLNIVRQHLSGGNYWAKKSPAVIAVITREDLDAKLEGNRNYAFFDTGMACMNLQLQAQKEGLISHPIAGFKAVDLRKDLGISDSYTLLTLIILGYPGDDSELNEKHLSIEHNERVRKPLEEVIFFNKWEE
- a CDS encoding integrase core domain-containing protein; translation: MGYRKGIELIFSRLGEQTDNCHIESFFGTLRYGCLDANHFSSIKNARQ
- a CDS encoding PQQ-dependent sugar dehydrogenase; translated protein: MNELLKKSFLIIALTITVNISALDIIKLNISLEYPWGMTWIDPTTMLITQKNGKLFLINTENESKIEIDHNIPLVNVGQGGLLDVISENNDIWLTSTIKKNEKYTTAVYYAKLKGNKLTNLKLLYEVTPYSVNTIHFGSRIELKDDYLYITIGERGEGILAQDGTNSIGSIIKIKKDGTIINNDKNNEHANWLPELFQMGVRNPQGISTDPLTDKIYISNHGPKGGDFIGPVIYGSNYGWNKVAWGGTNYNGTKVGNGKAWEPGFLKPSYTWVPSIGVGGIKFYKGDAFPQWNNQLLVASLKFKYLSVLYREDKKFIKEEIILRDKIGRIRDIEINNRGEIFLIADEQNTFLYKLVP
- a CDS encoding serine hydrolase — protein: MCRKFKYTTVALQVLSGIIVNATSQTLIEFTNENLFDPLGIKKVKNTRINNKEEHLAFLKDKNVTGWVVDPVGINTAGWGLTLTTLDLLKLGELYLNEGVWDNNQIVSSERIRESTNEHSKWGDKPYGYLWWIIKGFGGNCFAVIGDGGNILFVYPEKEIVIAITSCFLP
- the aroB gene encoding 3-dehydroquinate synthase, which codes for MKIFKVDLKKEVDNTYEIIVGWDLFERLICDLKDAGFSKVDKFALITDSMVSEIYGKELFEQLKENQFNVHFISFPAGEISKTRETKIYIENRMIEEGFGRDSCVIALGGGVVSDIAGFVAGTYARGIPFINYATTLLAAADASVGGKTAVDTPHATNLIGLFHQPEKVYIDLSMWKTLSKRHICNGLVETIKHAIIADDLFFNYLEENIDKVITLNRDTIEYIAYKNCEIKYRIVQADEHESNLRQVLNLGHTIGRALEAICDYRMYHGEAVAVGLVLQAKLALKYGYINSTHLKRIVNLFKKLNLPVSLPSYINKDELVNKIYTDKKVRKSNIKFVFQSGIGSMMQFEDGDYSKTIEESEIYSIIE
- a CDS encoding DNA-binding domain-containing protein, encoding MNEQVVYYETLKNFVNQDRGYRAKVVIKDHLNPEDIIDRMAAKNTTITRQDALAVISLYEEVIAESLHKGYSLSTGIFRASLGMKGNFSEEGESYDEAKHEAHVTLQVAKGFNQKVTGKIKFHKKRDERRMENLTGILDYGTGERLPDDEGRYSITKGSPFELLGHNMKIYKYEGEYSLVLRDGEGRKLALDIVKVAPGKVTSFVKGDVPEGEYELCYVVRYGTVTREYGSLRVRVL
- a CDS encoding DJ-1 family glyoxalase III, producing the protein MKTVAVLLAPGFEEVEAITPIDFLRRAGIRVIIVGVEASHIVGSRGVSLHADVLLDELPDGVDGLVLPGGMPGATNLSLNDKVLDIIEKYWKENKLVAAICAAPAVVLNKVGLLEGRQFTCYPGFEEGLEGDFSQDSVVVDNNLITSRGPGTAAAFSEKIIEYLLHVDKADNVHQTTLQMW
- a CDS encoding DEAD/DEAH box helicase, with amino-acid sequence MRFTEFPFDEEILQGIEKAKFDNCTPVQEETFKNVIEGRDILAQSQTGTGKTAAFLISIFHLLRGLNKENPRAVVVAPTRELADQIEKECLLLGSNLPWTVGSFYGGVGYAKQEKLLQEHVNIIIGTPGRLLDFDKSKKLSFKDTDILVIDEADRMFDMGFYPDLRRILSRMRPSSDRKTLLFSATLNSRVGNIAWEFMNQPAEIVIEPEQVTVDAIEQELYHVSTDEKMSLLLGLLQKNKPDTVIIFSNTKHQTMKLAKRLEINGYQTEYLMGDLPQRKRLKILESMKKGNLPVLVATDVAARGLHINDLDLVVNFDLPNDVENYVHRIGRTARAGKSGKAISLACEKYVYSLEGIEKYIGMKIPVSWATDELYIEDKSKGVKIELDRRSGNQRTNSRDGRRDRNSNSRRKPIAPPIKKQDRAIQSLVSEVAAGSDAVPAKKAQDKPNRKTKSRKKEYSKSKRPEVKVAPAAKSSPVATRRVQKPKPRKGTETLDQRLEYYKKKYGENFKAEEINFKDKRSTRSKKGQVKEKKTFLGKIANLFSKKK
- a CDS encoding GSCFA domain-containing protein — protein: MEYIEDYMTQIPLSHPLNFKMEGPLLMLGSCFADNIYNYLKDRLLPVVSNPLGPAYNPLSIAQLIDKHYLEQSIKEPLIVQTGGLFGSYECHTKLNQESSQQLVQTLDSRKKQLLQALTSSRILTLSLGSSYYYSYEGFTVLNCQKQKNSLFDHRMASVDLMYDKLSQSLDLLDRINDHYELILTISPVRYMTDNPIDNSLNKGRLHELVNRIIHSRSRTHYFPSYEIVMDELRDYRWYEQDLRHINKQAQQIIGRKFLQYIGSPELQQYEKEALKISKLHNHILLNPHSEESRQFVESRKAKTEQFLKKYPFVKFGE